GGGAAGCGGCTGCATTGGCCCGGGAAGCCGACATTATGGCCATCATCGGCACATCCTTGTTGGTATATCCGGCAGCAGGCCTGGTGGACTTTGCCGGTAAAGACTGCCCCGTATATGTGGTGGATCCCCTTGCCGATCAACAATCCGGAATAAAAAACGTCCACCTGATAAAGGAGAAAGCAACCACAGGAG
This DNA window, taken from Bacteroidales bacterium, encodes the following:
- a CDS encoding NAD-dependent deacylase, whose product is EAAALAREADIMAIIGTSLLVYPAAGLVDFAGKDCPVYVVDPLADQQSGIKNVHLIKEKATTGVSKLKDELLKKHETR